A genome region from Gossypium hirsutum isolate 1008001.06 chromosome A04, Gossypium_hirsutum_v2.1, whole genome shotgun sequence includes the following:
- the LOC107948846 gene encoding uncharacterized protein has protein sequence MSHIDLEQGTHRRDGSDISSGEASVCFSEADEGSCYSQFYSTAGGSYDDYSFAEGEIDGGASDSRRVSDCSVEAETEGGVAEIKVHLAKVEKVCRICHLGLESNSHESGVSIELGCSCKDDLAAAHKLCAEAWFKIRGNKTCEICHSIARNVVGVNEGTDQSNDTNSSTTTATVPGPAAHTDTPSFWHGHRILNFLLACMVFAFVISWLFHFNMPSS, from the exons ATGTCCCACATCGATTTAGAGCAAGGAACTCACCGCCGCGACGGGAGTGACATCAGCTCCGGGGAGGCTAGCGTCTGCTTCTCGGAAGCCGACGAGGGTTCATGCTACTCTCAGTTTTATTCAACTGCAGGTGGTTCTTATGACGATTACAGCTTCGCCGAGGGAGAGATTGACGGCGGCGCTTCGGATTCCAGGAGGGTGTCGGATTGTTCAGTGGAGGCGGAGACTGAGGGAGGAGTTGCTGAAATCAAGGTGCATTTGGCCAAAGTGGAGAAAGTTTGTAGAATTTGTCATTTGGGTTTGGAAAGTAACAGCCATGAATCCGGGGTTTCTATTGAATTGGGTTGTTCTTGTAAAGATGATCTTGCTGCTGCTCATAAACTTTGCGCTGAGGCATGGTTCAAGATCAGAGGAAATAA GACTTGCGAGATTTGTCATTCTATTGCACGCAATGTAGTTGGAGTGAACGAGGGTACCGATCAATCGAACGACACCAACAGTTCCACGACAACAGCTACAGTCCCAGGACCAGCAGCTCATACAGACACTCCAAGTTTCTGGCATGGCCACCGCATCCTCAATTTTCTCCTTGCTTGCATGGTATTTGCATTTGTGATATCATGGCTCTTTCACTTCAATATGCCATCATCCTAA